One Stratiformator vulcanicus genomic window, CGGAACATCGGATTCGCGTCAGTTGCCGATTCACCGACGAACGTCGCAGCGCCAAGACAGGCCCAGCGGGTGACCGCGCTGAAACCGAGTGACGAACCGCTCGAAGATCCTTATCGCATGGTGGCTGACAAGATCGTCGTCACCGTGGAACGGAAGCCGAACTCTTCGAGCCTTGACGCGACAAGCCAAGGCGAGGACGAGACTGAGCAGTCCGACCAAATACGTAAGATCGTGACGACCGGCCATGTGCAGATGTGGAAGAAGCGCCCCGACAACGAAGAGTTTCGCATCATCGGCGACCAACTCATCGTCCGCAGGCAGCCGGACGGAACTCAACTGGCTGACGTCATGGGCAAGCCGGCTCACGTCCGTGATCGCGGCGCTCATATTCAAGCCGACATGATCTCTCTGGACCGCGGTGCCAATCGTGCCTGGGTCGACGGTGCGGGCTTGCTGGAACTCCCCGTCAAGCAGTCGTCTTCCGGGGCAGAGCTCGACGAACCGGGGCGGCTCGATGTGTGGTGGACCGAAAGCATGAATTTCGACGGTCGCGAAGCCCACTTCGTTGGCGAAGTCCGCACGATTATGGACGACGACCGATTGATCTGCAGCGAGATGACCGTCCGGCTGACCGAACGAATTTCATTCGCCGAGAACGGCCCGGGGCTCGACGGCGGCGGGCCCCTTGGAGGCTCATCGCAGAAGTCGAACTCGATCACGACGACCTCAGCGACGGCTGTGACCGGAAATGAATCGCCAATCGAACCGGCTGACGATTCCGAAGACGAGGGTCCGCAGGTCGAATCGATCGTTTGCACCCGAGGCGTCGAAGTCGACGGCTACGAGTTCGAAGAAGGCGTTCAGAAAGGCACGCGGCGGGCGAAGTTCTGGGAATTCCAGGTCGACAACGTGACCGGCAAGACAACCGCCAAAGGACCCGGATGGGTCAAATTATGGCGGCGGGGCGAACGAGACCGAGCCAACCTGAGCGTGGAAGCAACCGTCGTCGCCAACACCACCGTGGAAAAGAACGAGGCAAACTGGGAGTTCACGCGGGTCGACTTCAGCGGCAATATGTCGGGCCGCATCGGCAAGAATGGCCAAGTGACCGACGGACCGCAAACAGCCACGTTCCACGGCGGCGTGCAGATTCTCTACGGACCTGTCCCGGACGGAACCGCGACAATCGAACCGGAGGCGCTGCCGCCTGAAGGCGGGTGGATGCGGTGCCGATCGCTTCAGGTCACGCAGAAAAAAGGCGAAGAAGGCAAGGCCGCGACAATCGAGTTGCTGGCCGCAGGCAACGCGGAGCTCGAGGGACGCAGCTTCTACGCCCGCGCCGACACGATCAGCTACGACGAGTCGAAAGAAATGTATATTCTCCGCTCCCTTGGCGATCGATGGTCAACGATCTGGCGGCAGGCAAAAATTGGCGGCAAGTATAGTCGGGCTGACGCTCGAACCTTCAAATTCATCCCGTCGAAAAATCATCTCGTCTCCGACCAAACCCGCGCGCTCGACGGGTTGCGGTAGATTTTGAATATCGGCGTCCCTTGCGACGGCCGACATCCCGCGGAAACAATGTGTGGTATTAACCAATACACCACACATGTCGAGGTCTCATCGCAGATGTCGCTCCGCCTTCTCATGACTTTCGCCGTCGCCATCTGTTTCGCGCCGGCCTCGAATTTTAATGTCGCGCACGCTGCAGACGATCAGCCTGAGGTCGTCATCTACGGCGGGACCAGCGCCGGGATTATCGCCGCGGTGCAACTGAAGAAGATGGGCAAGTCGGTCGTGGTGATCGAACCGACCGATCGCATCGGCGGCCTGACCACCGGTGGCCTCGGCCAGACCGACATCGGCAACAAACAGGCGGTCGGCGGGCTCTCGCGACAGTTCTATCGCGACGTCCGCACCTACTACCAAGACCCCGCTAATTGGAAGTGGCAGAAGAAAGAGGAATACCGTTCCGGCGGCCAAAGCCAGACCGCCGAGGAAGAAGACACGATGTGGACCTTCGAGCCCTCAGCGGCGCTGAAGATTCTGCAGGGCTACGTCGACGAGCATGATATTCGGGTCGAATACAATACCTCAATCGATGAAGTAATGATCGAGTCCGATGAAGATAGCGGACCAGTTATAAAGCTTGTCCTCGCCTCATCTGGCCAGATTTACGAGCCTAAGATCGTCATCGACGCAACCTACGAAGGCGATCTGCTACCGTTGGCTAAGGTCTCGTTCACCGTCGGCCGCGAGGGAATTGACAAGTACGACGAGTCGTTCGCTGGCGTGCAGACGGAAGGCCCTAAGGCGGGTAATCACAACTTCGTCAAAGGCGTTGATCCCTACGTCACCCCGGGCGATCCGTCGAGCGGGCTATTGCCGTTCGTCGACCCCAAAGGCCCCGGCAAAGAGGGCTCGGCCGACCATCGCGTGCAGGCGTATTGCTTCCGCATGTGCCTGACCGATCACCCCGAGAACCGCATCCCCTTCGCGAAGCCTGAAGGCTATGACGAGCAGTGGTACGAGCTGCTGTTTCGCAATTTCGAAGCGGGGGAGACCCGTGTGCCGTGGATCAATTCTGCGATGCCGAATCGCAAGACCGACACGAATAACAAGCAGGGCTTTTCGACTGATTTTATCGGTCAAAACTACCAGTACCCGGAAGGTGACGCGAAGACGCGGCAGGAGATCATCGAACGACACCGGCTCTACCAGAAGGGCCTGATGTGGTCGCTGGCCTATCATCCGCGCATTCCCAAGAAGATTCGCGATCAGGTCAGCCGCTGGGGAACCTGCAAGGACGAGTTCGAAAGCGAAGACGGCTGGCAGCAGCAGCTCTATATCCGCGAAGCCCGGCGGATGATCGGCGCATACGTGATGACCCAGCATCACTGCACCGGTGATGCGATCGTCGAGGATTCCGTCGGACTGGCTGCCTACGGCATGGACTCGCACCACATGCAGCGATACGTCACGCCGGAGGGCCATGTCCGCAATGAGGGCAATATCCAGGCACACGTCGCCGGGCCGTACCCGATCAGCTACAAGTCGCTCGTGCCGAAGCGGACCGAGTGTACCAATCTGCTCGTGCCGGTCTGCCTGTCTTCATCGCATATCGCGTTCGGCTCCATCCGCATGG contains:
- a CDS encoding FAD-dependent oxidoreductase is translated as MTFAVAICFAPASNFNVAHAADDQPEVVIYGGTSAGIIAAVQLKKMGKSVVVIEPTDRIGGLTTGGLGQTDIGNKQAVGGLSRQFYRDVRTYYQDPANWKWQKKEEYRSGGQSQTAEEEDTMWTFEPSAALKILQGYVDEHDIRVEYNTSIDEVMIESDEDSGPVIKLVLASSGQIYEPKIVIDATYEGDLLPLAKVSFTVGREGIDKYDESFAGVQTEGPKAGNHNFVKGVDPYVTPGDPSSGLLPFVDPKGPGKEGSADHRVQAYCFRMCLTDHPENRIPFAKPEGYDEQWYELLFRNFEAGETRVPWINSAMPNRKTDTNNKQGFSTDFIGQNYQYPEGDAKTRQEIIERHRLYQKGLMWSLAYHPRIPKKIRDQVSRWGTCKDEFESEDGWQQQLYIREARRMIGAYVMTQHHCTGDAIVEDSVGLAAYGMDSHHMQRYVTPEGHVRNEGNIQAHVAGPYPISYKSLVPKRTECTNLLVPVCLSSSHIAFGSIRMEPVFMTLGQSAATAAAMAIDADVAVQDVDYKKLRERLVKDKQRLTGRNQKVVPVGSLKGIILDDVGLLGAGPEVHWIETESNSQRVGSAYFHDGNTHKNRLMAQFSTKEFEPGRFEVRVAYAPHSNRAQAVPIRIWDGENELAKLTLNQRKRPDIDGLFQRLGRYRFENEVIVQITNDDTNGYVVVDAVQLLPIDDKD